A portion of the Sphingobacterium spiritivorum genome contains these proteins:
- a CDS encoding NAD(P)H-dependent glycerol-3-phosphate dehydrogenase — protein sequence MQNKQIGVIGSGSWATAMIKMLTDNLLDKTVLWWVRKPEDLQYILEYKHNPTYLSAVEVKLSEEQISTDAAELIRRSDIVILNTPAAYLKTALKDVKPEDFKNKIVVSAIKGIVPDENLVVGEYLMEYYNVPLENIVVVGGPCHAEEVSLEKLSYLTLASKNLDHAEEMAKFLRNRYIKTIISADIFGVEYGAVLKNIYALAGGICHGLGFGDNFQAVLVSNAIREMETCVDVIDPQPRDINHSAYLGDLLVTAYSQFSRNRTFGNMIGKGYSVQSAQLEMNMVAEGYYASACIQRIIQKFDLKMPICDAVYKILYQQSPALPTIKTLADSLT from the coding sequence ATGCAAAACAAACAAATCGGTGTAATTGGCAGTGGGAGTTGGGCTACAGCTATGATTAAAATGCTGACAGATAATCTGTTGGATAAAACTGTGTTATGGTGGGTTCGTAAACCGGAAGATTTGCAATATATATTGGAATATAAGCATAACCCCACTTATCTGAGTGCTGTTGAAGTTAAATTGTCAGAGGAACAAATTTCAACTGATGCTGCCGAGCTTATCCGCCGTTCAGATATTGTGATTTTAAATACTCCGGCTGCTTATCTTAAGACGGCATTGAAAGATGTAAAACCTGAGGATTTTAAAAATAAAATTGTAGTCTCTGCGATTAAGGGGATTGTTCCGGATGAAAACCTGGTGGTAGGTGAATACCTGATGGAATATTATAATGTTCCGTTAGAAAATATAGTGGTTGTAGGAGGTCCTTGCCATGCAGAAGAGGTATCACTGGAAAAACTGTCTTACCTTACGCTGGCCTCTAAAAATTTGGACCATGCGGAAGAAATGGCTAAATTTCTAAGAAACAGATATATAAAGACCATTATCTCAGCTGATATTTTTGGTGTGGAATATGGGGCTGTATTGAAGAATATATATGCTTTGGCAGGCGGTATATGTCATGGGCTGGGATTTGGAGACAATTTTCAGGCTGTTCTTGTCTCTAATGCAATACGTGAAATGGAAACCTGTGTGGATGTCATTGACCCTCAACCTCGAGATATAAATCATTCAGCTTATTTAGGTGACCTTTTGGTAACTGCCTATTCCCAATTCAGCCGCAACCGTACGTTCGGCAATATGATAGGTAAAGGTTACAGCGTTCAATCTGCTCAATTAGAGATGAATATGGTAGCGGAAGGTTATTATGCCTCGGCCTGTATACAACGTATTATTCAAAAATTTGACCTTAAAATGCCT
- a CDS encoding SRPBCC family protein — MKILKKILLAILALVVILLIAALFLKKDYAVKREIVINKPREVVFEYIKYIKNQNYYSKWATMDPNMKKTYTGTDGTPGFISAWDSEQKDVGKGEQEIKKITEGERIDMEIRFIEPFESKDKAYMITESTSPTSTKVIWGFDGHMDYPMNLTLLCMDFDKMLGGDLETGLQRLKGQLEK, encoded by the coding sequence ATGAAAATTTTAAAGAAAATCCTGTTAGCTATTCTGGCTTTAGTTGTCATCTTATTGATCGCAGCTTTGTTTTTAAAGAAAGATTATGCTGTAAAACGTGAAATTGTTATTAACAAACCTCGTGAAGTTGTGTTTGAATATATCAAATACATCAAAAATCAGAATTATTACAGTAAATGGGCAACTATGGATCCCAATATGAAAAAAACATATACCGGAACTGACGGAACGCCTGGATTTATTTCCGCCTGGGATAGTGAGCAAAAGGATGTTGGTAAGGGCGAACAGGAAATTAAGAAGATCACCGAAGGAGAACGTATCGATATGGAGATTCGTTTTATAGAGCCATTTGAATCTAAAGATAAGGCTTATATGATCACAGAAAGTACTTCACCTACATCTACAAAGGTTATTTGGGGATTTGACGGACACATGGATTATCCTATGAATCTGACATTGTTGTGTATGGATTTTGACAAAATGTTAGGCGGAGATCTCGAAACAGGTTTGCAAAGATTAAAAGGACAGTTGGAAAAATAA
- a CDS encoding Rieske (2Fe-2S) protein has protein sequence MQWIEIPSQYLNNPEEIRLVKVPGLNFCLTQQGGEWVAFSEKCPHAGAPLSTGWCEEGRVICPYHRHAFSLKTGRGDPGQGNFVNLYPLKKEQDKWFVGLEKKWWQKLF, from the coding sequence ATGCAATGGATAGAGATTCCTTCACAATACCTCAATAATCCGGAAGAAATACGTTTAGTGAAAGTTCCGGGATTGAATTTTTGTCTTACACAGCAGGGCGGTGAATGGGTCGCTTTTTCGGAGAAGTGCCCGCATGCGGGAGCTCCTTTATCTACCGGATGGTGCGAAGAGGGGCGTGTAATCTGTCCGTATCACAGACATGCTTTTTCTCTTAAAACCGGAAGAGGAGATCCCGGACAGGGTAATTTTGTAAATTTATATCCTTTGAAAAAGGAGCAGGATAAGTGGTTTGTGGGCCTGGAGAAAAAATGGTGGCAAAAGTTATTTTAG
- the ychF gene encoding redox-regulated ATPase YchF translates to MALQCGIVGLPNVGKSTLFNCLSNAKAQAANFPFCTIEPNVGVITVPDERLNKLADLVKPQRLVPNTIEIVDIAGLVKGASKGEGLGNQFLGNIRTTNAIIHVLRCFDDGNVIHVDGSVDPIRDKEIIDTELQLKDLDTVVKRIQKVEKMAKTGGDKDAKRTFDILSVVKEHLESGKSARTSPIEKEDFEFIQDLALLTAKPVLYVCNVDEASVNTGNAYVEKVKEAVKDENAEVLIISAQIESEIAQLESFEERQMFLDDLGLTESGVHKLIRAAYSLLDLATYFTAGVQEVRAWTIEKGYTAPQAAGVIHTDFEKGFIRAEVIKYADFIQYGSEAAVKEAGKLSVEGKTYIVEDGDIMHFRFNV, encoded by the coding sequence ATGGCTTTACAATGCGGTATAGTTGGCCTACCTAACGTGGGCAAATCAACGTTATTTAATTGCTTGTCTAATGCGAAGGCACAGGCAGCAAATTTTCCATTTTGTACAATAGAACCGAATGTCGGAGTAATTACTGTTCCGGACGAACGTTTAAATAAACTTGCTGATCTTGTCAAACCTCAGCGTCTGGTTCCTAATACCATTGAGATCGTAGATATTGCAGGTCTGGTAAAAGGCGCATCCAAAGGCGAAGGTCTTGGAAATCAATTCCTGGGCAATATCCGTACAACAAATGCAATTATTCACGTATTGCGTTGTTTTGATGATGGTAATGTGATCCATGTGGACGGATCTGTAGATCCTATCCGTGACAAAGAAATCATCGATACAGAATTGCAGTTAAAAGATCTGGATACTGTTGTTAAACGTATTCAGAAGGTAGAAAAAATGGCTAAAACAGGTGGAGATAAAGATGCGAAGCGTACATTTGATATCCTTTCTGTTGTAAAAGAGCATTTGGAATCCGGTAAATCAGCTCGTACATCACCGATAGAGAAAGAAGACTTTGAGTTTATTCAGGATCTGGCTTTGTTAACTGCAAAACCGGTATTATATGTATGTAATGTAGACGAAGCTTCTGTAAATACAGGAAATGCTTATGTTGAAAAAGTAAAAGAAGCTGTAAAGGACGAAAATGCAGAAGTACTGATTATCTCTGCACAAATCGAGTCTGAAATTGCACAATTAGAAAGTTTTGAAGAGCGCCAGATGTTTCTGGATGATCTTGGATTAACAGAATCTGGCGTTCACAAATTAATCCGTGCCGCATATTCTCTGCTTGATCTGGCTACATATTTTACTGCTGGTGTACAGGAAGTCCGTGCATGGACGATTGAAAAAGGTTATACTGCACCTCAGGCAGCAGGTGTCATTCACACTGATTTTGAAAAAGGTTTTATCCGTGCAGAAGTGATTAAATATGCAGACTTTATTCAATATGGCTCAGAAGCAGCGGTTAAGGAAGCAGGTAAGCTTAGCGTGGAAGGTAAAACGTATATCGTGGAAGACGGAGACATTATGCACTTCAGATTTAACGTATAA
- a CDS encoding PNGase F N-terminal domain-containing protein produces the protein MKLYSFLFLFLISTTLLAQESGYQISYLRSSNGKIHEKQSPILVYANKDQTAVTSQQILDGKARFPYERYFVNRKNGAYYKISTFEGGREIATVDSALLDKQKLVITGETKKILGYTVKKATTSVNSNTIDLWFTEEPGIKGSPVELGQNLGLVLEMVRNGNSAITATKMEKIKSIPASIRLQESGSYVDELTYRDLLWKSRFVDIPVFYKQRIRFNDATRSDSILRFANGTVIVKKVKIPELKKNEGQAFVEVIQQAKGDAYDRTGSVFLIPADRDISFLDGMKNGMNTLPAYENGNGKKYQGMTQTANFEPVLELMRFFTPFGVSQFNYIKIKGKTWQDSVSYRQEISELLPRFAGKEVYIGTYIGNYDKEGHEVTVRLTIHPGKPQFSEGAKVLSLFNTTNVMEMGGQEYPTMFNQEKGVEVKFTLDQDVKNAQLRYITTGHGGWGEGDEFVPKANTIFLDGQQAFKFTPWRTECGSYRLSNPASGNFENGLSSSDLSRSNWCPGTVTNPIYIDLGDLKAGEHTIRVHIPQGEPEGTSLSYWNVSGALLYY, from the coding sequence ATGAAACTTTATTCCTTTTTATTTCTTTTCCTTATTTCAACAACCTTACTTGCGCAAGAGTCAGGATATCAGATTTCTTACCTGAGGAGCAGTAATGGTAAAATCCATGAGAAGCAAAGCCCGATCCTGGTTTACGCAAATAAAGATCAGACTGCTGTGACCAGTCAACAGATTCTTGACGGTAAGGCCCGCTTTCCCTATGAGCGCTATTTTGTGAATCGTAAAAACGGAGCTTATTATAAAATTTCAACTTTTGAGGGAGGACGTGAAATCGCGACTGTAGACTCAGCTTTGCTGGATAAGCAAAAACTGGTGATCACAGGAGAAACGAAAAAAATATTAGGTTATACGGTTAAGAAAGCTACTACTTCTGTTAATTCTAATACTATCGATTTATGGTTTACGGAAGAGCCTGGAATCAAGGGGTCACCTGTTGAATTAGGACAAAACCTGGGGTTGGTACTGGAAATGGTTCGAAATGGCAATTCCGCAATAACAGCAACGAAGATGGAGAAAATAAAAAGTATTCCTGCATCTATCAGATTACAGGAATCTGGTTCATATGTGGATGAACTTACGTACCGGGATTTGTTATGGAAAAGCAGATTTGTAGATATTCCTGTCTTCTATAAACAACGTATCCGTTTTAATGATGCAACCCGTTCGGATAGTATCCTGAGGTTTGCAAACGGAACAGTCATTGTCAAAAAAGTAAAAATACCGGAACTTAAAAAAAATGAAGGACAGGCTTTTGTAGAAGTTATTCAGCAAGCTAAGGGAGATGCATATGATCGTACTGGTTCAGTATTTCTGATTCCTGCGGATCGCGATATCAGTTTTCTTGACGGAATGAAAAACGGAATGAATACCTTGCCCGCATATGAGAATGGTAATGGGAAGAAATATCAGGGAATGACCCAAACCGCTAATTTTGAACCGGTACTGGAACTGATGCGATTTTTTACACCCTTTGGTGTCAGTCAGTTTAATTATATCAAAATAAAAGGTAAAACATGGCAGGACAGTGTGAGCTATCGTCAGGAAATCTCTGAACTTCTTCCAAGATTTGCAGGTAAAGAGGTATATATCGGTACGTATATCGGTAACTATGATAAAGAAGGACATGAAGTCACTGTTCGTCTGACTATACATCCTGGAAAACCACAGTTTTCGGAAGGAGCAAAAGTACTTTCCCTTTTCAATACTACAAATGTAATGGAAATGGGTGGACAGGAATATCCGACAATGTTTAATCAGGAGAAAGGAGTGGAGGTCAAATTTACGTTAGATCAGGATGTTAAAAATGCACAGTTACGATATATTACTACAGGTCATGGTGGCTGGGGGGAAGGTGATGAATTTGTTCCTAAAGCAAATACCATATTTTTAGATGGTCAGCAAGCTTTCAAATTTACACCCTGGAGAACAGAATGTGGTTCTTACAGATTATCTAATCCTGCATCCGGAAATTTTGAAAACGGATTGTCATCTTCAGATTTAAGCCGCTCTAACTGGTGTCCGGGGACTGTTACAAATCCAATATACATTGATCTCGGCGATCTTAAAGCCGGAGAGCATACTATACGTGTTCATATTCCTCAAGGCGAACCTGAAGGAACAAGTTTATCCTATTGGAATGTTTCCGGAGCTTTACTCTATTATTAA
- a CDS encoding riboflavin synthase gives MFTGIIETLGRVKDIVSEDSNLHLYIESAISNELKIDQSISHNGVCLTVVGLEGNTHKVTAIDETLKKSNLGRLKTGDIVNLERCTLIGDRLDGHIVQGHVDQTAVCTAKEDQNGSTIFTFTYDPGTQNMTVEKGSVTVNGISLTVVGSKDHEFSVAIIPYTLEHTNLGQINVGDEVNLEFDIVGKYVAKIMSLRN, from the coding sequence ATGTTTACAGGTATTATAGAAACATTAGGCCGGGTCAAAGATATTGTCAGTGAAGACAGTAATCTCCATTTATATATAGAATCTGCGATTTCCAATGAACTTAAGATTGACCAGAGTATTTCTCACAATGGTGTCTGCCTGACTGTCGTAGGTCTGGAAGGAAATACACACAAAGTCACAGCTATTGATGAAACATTGAAGAAAAGCAATCTGGGTAGGCTAAAGACTGGAGATATTGTCAACCTGGAACGATGCACGTTGATCGGAGACCGGTTAGACGGACATATTGTACAGGGACATGTGGATCAGACGGCAGTATGTACAGCAAAAGAAGATCAGAACGGCAGTACTATATTCACCTTTACATATGATCCCGGCACACAGAATATGACCGTAGAAAAAGGTTCTGTTACTGTTAATGGAATCAGTCTTACCGTAGTCGGCTCTAAAGATCATGAATTTTCAGTAGCTATTATTCCATACACTTTGGAGCACACCAATCTGGGACAGATCAATGTAGGTGATGAAGTTAATCTGGAATTTGATATTGTAGGCAAATATGTAGCTAAAATAATGAGTCTGAGAAATTAG